A single Rhopalosiphum padi isolate XX-2018 chromosome 4, ASM2088224v1, whole genome shotgun sequence DNA region contains:
- the LOC132928860 gene encoding riboflavin transporter 2 isoform X3, with amino-acid sequence MKVYSLETNSIVERKWFLDLLTCMFGVGAWILVNSLYTQLPLLVQSAPEGWNLPSYLSIAIQTGNVGPLLYSAWRRKYGNRYDRPLTIAVLIFGVTSVLLMAGFYDVTGVVFGQPHSVVLCVLTFTMALVGCTSSVLFIPSLARYPDIYLVTYMVGEGISGFVPSLVAIVQGVGTTTCRTVELPDGRMSEVKSTTDALFSSGPFFVGIGVIMFASTVSYLCLEYLPTCKKEKIRTPSDDQLHQNIGSSTDNRSRGLNVSLLAVQAAIVFFANGLLPSIQSFSCLPYGYMAYHFATNLSNIANPVACFIAYYTNRTSKTVIYMLCSICVVSTMYMLMTAFTSPSPPLSNSTTGTVLIVFMWALFFGCASYVKLSIAAVLRNEGNRGLYLYGCITQIGSTAGALIGFYLINVVQLLKSYEPC; translated from the exons ATGAAAGTGTACAGCTTGGAAACTAATTCTATCGTTGAGAGAAAATG GTTTCTGGACCTTTTGACGTGCATGTTCGGCGTGGGTGCTTGGATACTGGTCAACAGCCTATACACGCAGCTTCCGTTGCTCGTGCAGAGTGCGCCCGAAGGGTGGAACTTGCCTTCGTACTTGTCAATCGCCATACAAACCGGAAATGTGGGCCCGCTGCTGTACAGCGCCTGGCGCCGGAAGTATGGAAACCGGTACGATAGGCCGCTAACGATCGCCGTGCTTATTTTCGGCGTGACGTCTGTGCTCCTGATGGCTGGATTTTACGACGTGACGGGCGTCGTGTTCGGCCAACCACACAGTGTGGTGCTCTGTGTGCTAACATTCACCATGGCGTTAGTGGGGTGCACTAGTTCCGTTCTGTTCATACCGTCGTTGGCTCGGTATCCGGACATATACCTGGTCACGTACATGGTGGGTGAGGGCATCAGTGGTTTCGTACCGAGCTTGGTCGCCATCGTCCAGGGCGTGGGCACCACCACTTGTCGGACGGTTGAGCTTCCGGATGGGCGGATGTCTGAGGTAAAGTCGACGACCGATGCGCTCTTCTCGAGCGGTCCGTTTTTCGTCGGCATTGGCGTGATAATGTTTGCGAGTACAGTGTCTTATCTGTGCCTGGAATACTTGCCGACCTGCAAGAAAGAAAAAATTCGGACACCATCGGATGACCAACTTCACCAGAACATCGGTAGCAGTACCGATAACCGCAGCCGCGGTCTGAACGTGTCGTTATTGGCCGTGCAAGCTGCGATCGTGTTCTTTGCCAACGGACTGTTGCCCAGCATTCAATCGTTCTCGTGTCTGCCATACGGCTACATGGCGTATCATTTCGCGACTAACCTGTCGAATATCGCAAACCCTGTGGCTTGTTTCATCGCCTATTACACGAATCGGACGTCCAAAACCGTAATATACATGTTGTGCAGCATTTGTGTTGTGTCCACAATGTACATGTTGATGACCGCCTTTACGAGTCCGTCGCCTCCATTGAGTAATTCAACTACTGGAACAGTCTTGATC GTTTTTATGTGGGCTTTATTCTTTGGATGTGCCTCTTATGTCAAATTATCAATAGCTGCAGTATTAAGAAATGAAGGTAACAGAGGACTATATCTTTACGGTTGCATCACTCAAATTGGATCAACAGCAGGAGCATTGATTGGATTTTACTTAATTAACGTTGTACAATTATTGAAATCATATGAACCTTGTTGa
- the LOC132928860 gene encoding riboflavin transporter 2 isoform X2 has protein sequence MEVDENTYLKHKRMKVYSLETNSIVERKWFLDLLTCMFGVGAWILVNSLYTQLPLLVQSAPEGWNLPSYLSIAIQTGNVGPLLYSAWRRKYGNRYDRPLTIAVLIFGVTSVLLMAGFYDVTGVVFGQPHSVVLCVLTFTMALVGCTSSVLFIPSLARYPDIYLVTYMVGEGISGFVPSLVAIVQGVGTTTCRTVELPDGRMSEVKSTTDALFSSGPFFVGIGVIMFASTVSYLCLEYLPTCKKEKIRTPSDDQLHQNIGSSTDNRSRGLNVSLLAVQAAIVFFANGLLPSIQSFSCLPYGYMAYHFATNLSNIANPVACFIAYYTNRTSKTVIYMLCSICVVSTMYMLMTAFTSPSPPLSNSTTGTVLIVFMWALFFGCASYVKLSIAAVLRNEGNRGLYLYGCITQIGSTAGALIGFYLINVVQLLKSYEPC, from the exons AGTTGATgaaaatacgtatttaaaacataaacgaATGAAAGTGTACAGCTTGGAAACTAATTCTATCGTTGAGAGAAAATG GTTTCTGGACCTTTTGACGTGCATGTTCGGCGTGGGTGCTTGGATACTGGTCAACAGCCTATACACGCAGCTTCCGTTGCTCGTGCAGAGTGCGCCCGAAGGGTGGAACTTGCCTTCGTACTTGTCAATCGCCATACAAACCGGAAATGTGGGCCCGCTGCTGTACAGCGCCTGGCGCCGGAAGTATGGAAACCGGTACGATAGGCCGCTAACGATCGCCGTGCTTATTTTCGGCGTGACGTCTGTGCTCCTGATGGCTGGATTTTACGACGTGACGGGCGTCGTGTTCGGCCAACCACACAGTGTGGTGCTCTGTGTGCTAACATTCACCATGGCGTTAGTGGGGTGCACTAGTTCCGTTCTGTTCATACCGTCGTTGGCTCGGTATCCGGACATATACCTGGTCACGTACATGGTGGGTGAGGGCATCAGTGGTTTCGTACCGAGCTTGGTCGCCATCGTCCAGGGCGTGGGCACCACCACTTGTCGGACGGTTGAGCTTCCGGATGGGCGGATGTCTGAGGTAAAGTCGACGACCGATGCGCTCTTCTCGAGCGGTCCGTTTTTCGTCGGCATTGGCGTGATAATGTTTGCGAGTACAGTGTCTTATCTGTGCCTGGAATACTTGCCGACCTGCAAGAAAGAAAAAATTCGGACACCATCGGATGACCAACTTCACCAGAACATCGGTAGCAGTACCGATAACCGCAGCCGCGGTCTGAACGTGTCGTTATTGGCCGTGCAAGCTGCGATCGTGTTCTTTGCCAACGGACTGTTGCCCAGCATTCAATCGTTCTCGTGTCTGCCATACGGCTACATGGCGTATCATTTCGCGACTAACCTGTCGAATATCGCAAACCCTGTGGCTTGTTTCATCGCCTATTACACGAATCGGACGTCCAAAACCGTAATATACATGTTGTGCAGCATTTGTGTTGTGTCCACAATGTACATGTTGATGACCGCCTTTACGAGTCCGTCGCCTCCATTGAGTAATTCAACTACTGGAACAGTCTTGATC GTTTTTATGTGGGCTTTATTCTTTGGATGTGCCTCTTATGTCAAATTATCAATAGCTGCAGTATTAAGAAATGAAGGTAACAGAGGACTATATCTTTACGGTTGCATCACTCAAATTGGATCAACAGCAGGAGCATTGATTGGATTTTACTTAATTAACGTTGTACAATTATTGAAATCATATGAACCTTGTTGa
- the LOC132928861 gene encoding uncharacterized protein LOC132928861, producing MTPQTTNNTLKNQPIVLEPDNPLMLKIQNILKIQLLKQKENIKKEILTLRGVVKTKEKDKSSAFDLIKNANCRVTAQQKLLNDFHRMKVELGTVKQKLKMSNEQQMQNYKDNFAKTADEEKKFLVLKRQIECSRGFLNELTKYEKEQEITFNKCNQTKYQAKQYKKKILNNEQKQVMFT from the exons ATGACTCCTCAGACCACGAATAACACATTAAAAAACCAACCAATCGTACTTGAACCGGATAATCCTCTgatgttaaaaattcaaaatatattaaaaatacagttgTTGAAACAAAaggaaaacattaaaaaagaaatattaactctt AGAGGGGTAGTTAAAACTAAAGAGAAAGATAAGTCTTCGGCTTTTGATCTGATTAAAAATGCAAACTGTCGAGTCACAGCAcaacaaaaactattgaatgaCTTCCATCGAATGAAAGTGGAATTGGGAACAGTAAAACAAAAGTTGAAAATGAGTAATGAACAACAAATGCAAAACTACAAAGACAATTTCGCAAAAACTGCAgacgaagaaaaaaaat ttttggTTTTAAAAAGACAAATAGAATGTAGTCGTGGATTTCTAAACGAACTTACTAAGTATGAAAAAGAACAAGAAATCACATTCAATAAGTGTAATCAAACGAAATATCAAGCAAaacaatataagaaaaaaatattaaataatgaacaaaaacAGGTGATGTTTACTTAa
- the LOC132928862 gene encoding uncharacterized protein LOC132928862 has protein sequence MCLIRDHDDNCERFVYPFNILDTIDLTLDEMGDDDDFIEITQRGDLWNYPYNLLPSSDEEETARGFIDHIMEDNNEDIIYASSVFNDSSNEINQNASTPSASVNINILETNDTDHSSEEREFELNIPQILLSMSRISNNLYNLTSASHD, from the exons ATGTGTTTGATACGGGACCACGATGACAACTGCGAGAGGTTTGTGTATCCATTTAACATACTGGACACCATCGACCTAACATTAGACGAGATGGGAGACGATGATGACTTCATAGAAATCACACAGCGTGGTGATCTGTGGAACTATCCGTACAACTTATTGCCATCTAGTGATGAAGAAGAAACG GCAAGAGGTTTCATAGATCATATTATGGAAGACAATAATGAAGATATTATTTATGCTAGTTCAGTATTTAATGATTCGTCAaatgaaataaatcaaaatgcTAGCACACCTAGTGCTtcagtaaatatt aatattttggaAACCAACGATACTGATCATTCTAGTGAAGAAAGAGAATTTGAATTGAATATACCACAAATATTGTTATCGATGTCcagaatatcaaataatttgtataatctaACATCGGCATCTCATGATTAA
- the LOC132928860 gene encoding riboflavin transporter 2 isoform X1: protein MYDQVDENTYLKHKRMKVYSLETNSIVERKWFLDLLTCMFGVGAWILVNSLYTQLPLLVQSAPEGWNLPSYLSIAIQTGNVGPLLYSAWRRKYGNRYDRPLTIAVLIFGVTSVLLMAGFYDVTGVVFGQPHSVVLCVLTFTMALVGCTSSVLFIPSLARYPDIYLVTYMVGEGISGFVPSLVAIVQGVGTTTCRTVELPDGRMSEVKSTTDALFSSGPFFVGIGVIMFASTVSYLCLEYLPTCKKEKIRTPSDDQLHQNIGSSTDNRSRGLNVSLLAVQAAIVFFANGLLPSIQSFSCLPYGYMAYHFATNLSNIANPVACFIAYYTNRTSKTVIYMLCSICVVSTMYMLMTAFTSPSPPLSNSTTGTVLIVFMWALFFGCASYVKLSIAAVLRNEGNRGLYLYGCITQIGSTAGALIGFYLINVVQLLKSYEPC from the exons AGTTGATgaaaatacgtatttaaaacataaacgaATGAAAGTGTACAGCTTGGAAACTAATTCTATCGTTGAGAGAAAATG GTTTCTGGACCTTTTGACGTGCATGTTCGGCGTGGGTGCTTGGATACTGGTCAACAGCCTATACACGCAGCTTCCGTTGCTCGTGCAGAGTGCGCCCGAAGGGTGGAACTTGCCTTCGTACTTGTCAATCGCCATACAAACCGGAAATGTGGGCCCGCTGCTGTACAGCGCCTGGCGCCGGAAGTATGGAAACCGGTACGATAGGCCGCTAACGATCGCCGTGCTTATTTTCGGCGTGACGTCTGTGCTCCTGATGGCTGGATTTTACGACGTGACGGGCGTCGTGTTCGGCCAACCACACAGTGTGGTGCTCTGTGTGCTAACATTCACCATGGCGTTAGTGGGGTGCACTAGTTCCGTTCTGTTCATACCGTCGTTGGCTCGGTATCCGGACATATACCTGGTCACGTACATGGTGGGTGAGGGCATCAGTGGTTTCGTACCGAGCTTGGTCGCCATCGTCCAGGGCGTGGGCACCACCACTTGTCGGACGGTTGAGCTTCCGGATGGGCGGATGTCTGAGGTAAAGTCGACGACCGATGCGCTCTTCTCGAGCGGTCCGTTTTTCGTCGGCATTGGCGTGATAATGTTTGCGAGTACAGTGTCTTATCTGTGCCTGGAATACTTGCCGACCTGCAAGAAAGAAAAAATTCGGACACCATCGGATGACCAACTTCACCAGAACATCGGTAGCAGTACCGATAACCGCAGCCGCGGTCTGAACGTGTCGTTATTGGCCGTGCAAGCTGCGATCGTGTTCTTTGCCAACGGACTGTTGCCCAGCATTCAATCGTTCTCGTGTCTGCCATACGGCTACATGGCGTATCATTTCGCGACTAACCTGTCGAATATCGCAAACCCTGTGGCTTGTTTCATCGCCTATTACACGAATCGGACGTCCAAAACCGTAATATACATGTTGTGCAGCATTTGTGTTGTGTCCACAATGTACATGTTGATGACCGCCTTTACGAGTCCGTCGCCTCCATTGAGTAATTCAACTACTGGAACAGTCTTGATC GTTTTTATGTGGGCTTTATTCTTTGGATGTGCCTCTTATGTCAAATTATCAATAGCTGCAGTATTAAGAAATGAAGGTAACAGAGGACTATATCTTTACGGTTGCATCACTCAAATTGGATCAACAGCAGGAGCATTGATTGGATTTTACTTAATTAACGTTGTACAATTATTGAAATCATATGAACCTTGTTGa